One region of Olleya sp. Hel_I_94 genomic DNA includes:
- a CDS encoding protein-disulfide reductase DsbD family protein translates to MKHITAFILFFITILSVNAQVLKPVKWSNEVQKISDQEYVLVYTASIKEHWHLYSQHLDEGGALPTEFVYDSVNKTNNYELIGKAFESESITQFDKVFQMDLTFFDDEATFAQKIKLLNPEQKTIKSEVAYQACDDSKCIYEFEEVVFNIAQAKPISETVNALISTENIFNPTSKIFDPVSWKTGVKKLNDTQYELTYTAVLDSKWHIYSQDNKEPMGPIPTEITFKNDNKDFKLIGDLKESETVEKFENAFQMNVKYFEKQAVFTQVIEVLNPTLNTIQAEAYYQACDDEKCLAPAFIDLDINLNGLATENTKATNNIDEEGNDNKGLWSIFFIAFLSGFAALLTPCVFPMIPMTVSFFTKQSKSKASGIKNAIIYGLCIIAIYLLLGTAVTAIFGADALNALATNVWFNLIFFGLLVVFAFSFLGAFEIMLPNSWANKVDSQANRGGFIGIFFMALALAIVSFSCTGPIVGTLLVEAASKGGIAPIIGMLGFSSAIALPFALFAAFPGWLNSLPKSGGWLNTVKVVLGFLELALAFKFLSQADLVLQLHLLEREVFIAIWIAIFGTLALYLFGKIQLPHDSPLPHISVGRLSLGLIVLTFTIYMIPGLWGAPLNLISAFPPPLDYSESPYGVGNSKGGSSASNSHDDLPEGAHLLAPHDILAFNDYDLGLAYAKKVNKPVMLDFTGWACVNCRKMEQNVWPKGNILNILKNDVVLISLYVDDKRELEADEIVDSKLRPGKKLKYIGQKWSEFQTIKYKSNTQPYYVLMGHNEENLNTPVAYTPDSDTYYNWLQEGINNF, encoded by the coding sequence ATGAAGCATATAACCGCTTTTATACTATTTTTTATCACTATTTTAAGTGTTAATGCACAGGTTTTAAAACCAGTAAAATGGAGTAACGAAGTTCAGAAAATATCCGATCAAGAGTATGTTTTAGTGTATACAGCAAGCATTAAGGAGCATTGGCATTTATATTCTCAACATTTAGATGAAGGTGGTGCGTTACCAACCGAGTTTGTTTACGATTCTGTAAATAAAACCAATAATTATGAATTGATTGGAAAAGCGTTTGAAAGCGAATCTATAACGCAATTTGATAAGGTGTTCCAAATGGATTTAACCTTTTTTGATGACGAAGCAACTTTTGCTCAAAAAATCAAATTATTAAATCCAGAGCAAAAAACAATTAAAAGTGAGGTTGCTTATCAAGCATGCGATGACTCAAAATGCATTTATGAGTTTGAAGAAGTTGTTTTTAATATTGCTCAAGCCAAGCCAATATCAGAAACAGTTAACGCATTAATATCCACTGAAAACATTTTTAATCCAACATCTAAAATATTTGATCCTGTAAGTTGGAAAACGGGAGTCAAAAAACTAAATGACACGCAATATGAATTAACATATACTGCTGTTTTAGATTCAAAATGGCATATTTATTCTCAGGATAATAAAGAGCCAATGGGTCCAATACCTACTGAGATTACATTTAAAAATGATAATAAAGATTTTAAACTAATAGGCGATTTAAAAGAATCTGAAACGGTTGAAAAGTTTGAAAACGCTTTTCAAATGAATGTAAAATACTTTGAAAAACAAGCAGTTTTTACTCAAGTAATTGAAGTGTTAAATCCAACGTTAAACACTATTCAAGCCGAAGCGTATTATCAAGCTTGCGATGACGAGAAATGTTTGGCTCCAGCTTTTATAGATTTAGATATTAATTTAAATGGTTTAGCCACAGAGAACACCAAAGCAACTAATAATATTGATGAAGAAGGTAATGACAATAAAGGATTATGGAGTATCTTTTTTATAGCGTTCTTATCAGGATTTGCAGCGTTGTTAACACCTTGCGTGTTTCCTATGATACCAATGACAGTTAGTTTTTTTACAAAGCAAAGTAAAAGCAAGGCGTCAGGTATTAAAAATGCAATAATCTACGGGTTATGTATTATAGCTATCTATTTACTTTTAGGTACAGCGGTTACAGCTATTTTTGGTGCAGATGCATTAAATGCATTAGCGACTAATGTTTGGTTTAACCTTATCTTTTTTGGATTATTAGTTGTATTTGCGTTTTCGTTTTTAGGTGCATTTGAGATTATGCTGCCAAATTCTTGGGCAAATAAAGTAGACTCGCAAGCTAACAGAGGAGGTTTTATTGGTATCTTTTTTATGGCATTAGCTTTAGCAATCGTTTCTTTTTCATGCACAGGACCAATTGTTGGAACATTATTGGTGGAAGCAGCCTCTAAAGGTGGTATTGCACCAATTATAGGTATGCTTGGCTTTTCTTCCGCTATAGCGTTACCATTTGCACTATTTGCTGCGTTTCCAGGATGGTTAAACTCGTTACCTAAATCAGGAGGTTGGTTAAATACTGTTAAAGTCGTATTAGGATTTTTAGAGTTAGCATTAGCATTCAAATTTTTATCACAAGCAGACTTAGTATTGCAATTACATTTGCTAGAGCGTGAAGTATTTATAGCTATTTGGATTGCTATTTTTGGGACTTTAGCCTTGTACCTTTTCGGAAAAATACAATTACCACATGATTCGCCTTTACCACATATTTCAGTTGGTAGATTAAGTCTTGGATTGATTGTTTTAACGTTTACTATTTATATGATTCCTGGACTTTGGGGAGCACCTTTAAACCTAATTAGTGCTTTTCCACCACCATTAGATTACAGCGAGTCGCCTTACGGAGTAGGTAACTCAAAAGGAGGAAGCAGTGCTAGTAACTCTCACGATGATTTACCAGAAGGTGCACATTTATTAGCGCCACATGACATATTAGCATTTAATGATTATGATTTAGGTTTAGCTTATGCTAAAAAAGTGAATAAGCCAGTTATGTTAGATTTTACAGGTTGGGCTTGTGTTAACTGTAGAAAAATGGAACAAAACGTTTGGCCAAAAGGGAATATTTTAAATATCTTAAAAAATGACGTGGTTTTAATCTCATTATACGTAGATGATAAAAGAGAATTAGAAGCAGATGAAATTGTAGACTCTAAATTAAGACCAGGTAAAAAACTTAAGTATATTGGTCAAAAGTGGAGCGAATTTCAAACCATTAAATACAAATCTAATACACAACCATATTATGTTTTGATGGGTCACAATGAAGAGAATTTAAATACTCCAGTTGCTTATACTCCAGATTCCGACACCTATTACAATTGGTTACAAGAAGGAATTAATAATTTTTAA
- the tilS gene encoding tRNA lysidine(34) synthetase TilS, which produces MPYNLKEHFQNHINNTLPFLRISKLLLAISGGLDSVILTHLCKKSGLDITLAHCNFNLRGIESDGDEKFVTDLADSLELEVFTESFDTKAYAESNKESIQMAARTLRYDWFQDLAENLDFDYILTAHHADDNLETFLINLTRGTGLEGLKGIPEINENIVRPLLPFSRETIEDFALSNQILWREDSSNASTKYLRNKLRHDVIPVLKELNNNVLTNFKNTLNNLNDTADIVEESVQAVLIRAIIDIDDAQISYKISEFIKVNNPKAYLYEVFKDYGFTQWTDIVNLLTAQSGRQVFSATHQLLKNRETLILSELKNEDSLHQNEASVIINNFENEVNVLSGALTFETVANIEKSDSATIYIDKETLKLPLTVRHWQEGDYFYPLGMQGKKKLSKYFKDQKLSLIDKEKVLLLCSQDKIVWVINHRADDRFKVTNQTKSILKIKLS; this is translated from the coding sequence ATGCCTTATAACTTAAAAGAACACTTCCAAAATCATATAAACAACACGCTTCCTTTTCTTAGAATCAGCAAACTATTGCTTGCTATTTCAGGAGGTTTGGATAGTGTTATTTTAACGCATTTGTGTAAAAAATCTGGTTTAGATATTACATTGGCACATTGTAATTTTAATTTAAGAGGTATTGAAAGTGATGGTGACGAGAAATTTGTAACAGATTTAGCCGATAGCTTGGAATTAGAGGTGTTTACTGAAAGTTTTGATACTAAGGCTTACGCCGAAAGTAATAAGGAATCTATCCAGATGGCAGCAAGAACTTTGCGTTATGATTGGTTTCAGGATTTAGCTGAAAATCTAGATTTTGACTATATTTTAACTGCGCATCATGCAGATGATAATTTAGAAACTTTTTTAATTAACCTGACTCGAGGAACAGGTTTAGAAGGTTTAAAAGGTATTCCGGAAATAAATGAAAACATAGTTAGACCATTGTTGCCATTTTCTAGAGAAACTATCGAAGATTTTGCGTTGTCAAACCAAATACTTTGGAGAGAAGATAGTAGCAATGCATCTACAAAATACTTGCGTAATAAGTTAAGACATGATGTTATTCCCGTTTTAAAAGAACTAAATAATAATGTTTTAACCAATTTTAAAAACACATTAAATAATCTTAATGATACAGCTGATATTGTTGAAGAAAGTGTGCAAGCGGTTTTAATACGAGCAATTATCGATATTGATGATGCCCAAATAAGTTATAAAATATCAGAGTTTATTAAAGTCAACAATCCTAAAGCTTATTTATATGAAGTTTTTAAAGATTATGGATTTACGCAATGGACAGATATTGTTAATTTGTTGACAGCACAAAGTGGGAGGCAAGTGTTTTCTGCAACGCATCAATTACTTAAAAATAGAGAGACTTTAATTTTAAGTGAATTAAAAAATGAGGATAGTTTGCATCAAAATGAAGCGTCTGTTATAATCAACAATTTTGAAAATGAAGTAAATGTTTTGTCAGGTGCTTTAACTTTTGAAACAGTAGCAAATATTGAAAAATCTGACAGCGCTACGATATATATTGATAAAGAAACGTTAAAATTGCCTTTAACTGTAAGACATTGGCAAGAAGGAGACTATTTTTACCCTTTAGGCATGCAAGGTAAAAAGAAGTTAAGCAAATATTTTAAAGACCAAAAGTTATCGTTAATAGATAAAGAGAAGGTCTTATTATTGTGCAGCCAAGATAAAATTGTTTGGGTTATTAATCATCGTGCAGACGATAGATTTAAGGTAACCAATCAAACTAAATCAATACTAAAAATTAAATTATCATAA
- a CDS encoding four helix bundle protein: MKSYRDLIVWQKSVDMVTHVYRLVNLFPEDEKYGLTSQIKRSAISVSSNIAEGYGRNYTKEYIRFLNISRGSLYEMQTQFQIAINLDFLKSNDLNDVDDLSLQIEKMLNALIKKLAV; encoded by the coding sequence ATGAAGAGTTATAGAGATTTGATAGTATGGCAAAAATCAGTAGATATGGTAACTCATGTTTATCGCTTAGTGAATCTATTTCCTGAGGATGAAAAGTATGGATTAACTTCGCAAATAAAAAGAAGCGCTATCTCTGTTTCATCTAATATAGCAGAAGGTTATGGTCGTAATTACACCAAGGAATATATTCGGTTTTTAAATATTTCTAGAGGATCATTGTACGAAATGCAGACACAGTTTCAAATTGCAATTAATTTGGATTTTTTAAAAAGCAACGATTTAAATGATGTTGATGACCTGTCTTTACAAATAGAAAAAATGCTTAACGCTTTAATCAAAAAGTTGGCAGTATAA
- a CDS encoding anthranilate synthase component I family protein has protein sequence MRTTTKHKLTNPEDFKQNLLSWSQQFDDVVWLDSNQYKQQYSSYDAVLAVDAFTGFQTDYKDAFEQFKEYQTLANDWVFGYLSYDLKNDVEPLKSANYDGLAFPDLYFFQPKKIFLIKGDTVELQYLKMVDDEVETDLNTINCYKDDKINNLPIENDPIKIKLRIHKDAYFDKIKTMLSHIHRGDIYEANFCQEFYAEDTVINPLEIYNKLNAISKPPFATFLKLNDKYLLSASPERYIKKEGTKIISQPIKGTAKREADFILDSILKNNLVSDQKERSENVMIVDLVRNDLSQTATKGSVKVEELCKIYTFDQVHQMISTVTSQVDKKTHPIDIIKSTFPMGSMTGAPKISAMKIIETLEETKRGLYSGAVGYISPTGDFDFNVVIRSILYNASNKYVSYSVGGAITAKSDPLNEYEECLLKAKAMRTVLEG, from the coding sequence GTGAGAACAACGACAAAACATAAACTAACTAATCCTGAGGACTTCAAGCAAAATTTATTGTCTTGGAGTCAGCAATTTGACGATGTTGTTTGGCTGGATTCTAACCAGTATAAGCAACAATACTCTAGCTATGATGCTGTTTTAGCTGTCGATGCCTTTACAGGATTTCAAACGGATTATAAAGATGCTTTTGAGCAGTTTAAAGAATACCAAACATTAGCTAATGACTGGGTTTTTGGTTATTTATCTTACGATTTAAAAAATGATGTAGAGCCTTTAAAATCTGCTAATTATGATGGTTTAGCATTTCCTGATTTATATTTTTTTCAACCTAAAAAAATCTTTTTAATTAAAGGTGACACTGTGGAACTGCAGTATTTAAAAATGGTTGATGATGAAGTGGAAACCGATTTAAATACAATAAATTGTTACAAGGACGATAAAATTAACAATTTACCTATCGAAAACGACCCTATTAAAATAAAACTTAGAATACATAAAGACGCGTATTTTGATAAGATTAAAACCATGTTAAGTCACATACACAGAGGTGATATTTACGAAGCTAATTTTTGTCAAGAGTTTTATGCAGAGGACACCGTTATAAATCCGTTAGAGATTTATAATAAACTTAACGCCATATCAAAACCACCATTTGCGACGTTTTTAAAGCTTAATGATAAATATTTATTGTCTGCGTCTCCAGAGCGTTACATTAAAAAAGAAGGCACTAAAATTATATCCCAACCTATTAAAGGGACCGCAAAACGTGAGGCTGATTTTATATTAGATTCTATTTTAAAAAACAATTTAGTATCGGATCAAAAGGAACGTAGCGAAAACGTAATGATTGTAGATTTGGTGCGTAATGATTTATCGCAAACCGCAACAAAAGGGAGCGTAAAAGTTGAAGAATTATGTAAGATTTATACCTTTGATCAAGTACATCAAATGATATCTACAGTAACCTCTCAGGTAGATAAAAAGACACATCCAATAGATATTATTAAAAGTACGTTTCCTATGGGAAGTATGACTGGAGCACCAAAAATTTCGGCAATGAAAATTATTGAAACTTTAGAAGAAACCAAACGCGGTTTATACTCTGGTGCAGTCGGCTATATTTCGCCAACAGGCGACTTTGACTTTAATGTCGTAATCCGTAGTATTTTATATAATGCTAGTAATAAGTACGTGTCATACTCGGTTGGAGGTGCCATTACCGCAAAATCAGATCCTTTAAACGAATATGAAGAATGTTTGCTTAAAGCTAAAGCGATGAGGACGGTTTTAGAAGGGTGA
- a CDS encoding aldose 1-epimerase family protein, whose protein sequence is MRLNIRQMFQLSNEVLKISVKPKGAELCEIASVKNDNQFMWHADPDIWGSYAPNLFPIIGALKNDQYTFEGKTYNMPKHGFVRHNDDIKLIDQSKNSLTFSLIYNEDLLKQFPFKFEFLITYTLDNNTLNIKHTVKNLDNKAINFSIGGHPAFKCPIYKNENYTDYSLVFEHEETAQTYLLNIDNGLVTNQTKPAFNTKNSINLRPDLFNEDALIFKDLQSRKVALVSKTHGEILNITYKDFNYLGIWAKPNAPYVCVEPWLGIADAENTTQKLTEKEGIIKLPQDETFNASYSIQIHEHHLG, encoded by the coding sequence ATGAGATTAAATATAAGACAGATGTTTCAACTATCAAATGAGGTATTAAAAATTTCGGTTAAACCGAAAGGCGCAGAATTATGCGAAATTGCTTCCGTTAAAAACGACAATCAATTTATGTGGCATGCAGATCCTGACATTTGGGGAAGCTACGCACCCAATTTGTTTCCAATAATTGGAGCTTTAAAAAATGACCAATACACTTTTGAAGGTAAAACCTACAACATGCCAAAGCACGGTTTTGTTAGGCATAATGACGATATAAAACTAATTGATCAAAGCAAAAATAGTTTAACTTTTAGTTTAATTTATAATGAAGACTTATTAAAACAGTTTCCTTTTAAGTTTGAGTTTTTAATCACTTACACTTTAGACAATAACACTTTAAATATTAAACACACGGTTAAAAACTTAGATAATAAAGCAATCAATTTTAGTATTGGTGGACATCCTGCTTTTAAATGTCCTATTTATAAAAATGAAAATTATACGGATTATAGTTTGGTTTTTGAACACGAAGAAACAGCACAAACCTATTTATTAAATATAGATAATGGTTTAGTAACCAATCAAACTAAACCTGCTTTTAATACTAAAAACAGTATTAATTTAAGACCAGATTTATTTAATGAAGATGCGCTTATTTTTAAGGATTTACAATCCAGAAAAGTGGCTTTAGTGAGTAAAACTCATGGCGAGATATTAAATATCACCTACAAAGACTTTAATTATTTGGGTATTTGGGCTAAACCAAACGCACCTTATGTTTGTGTAGAACCTTGGTTAGGTATTGCTGACGCTGAAAACACAACACAAAAACTAACCGAAAAAGAAGGGATTATCAAATTACCACAAGATGAAACCTTTAATGCAAGCTACAGTATACAAATACATGAGCATCATTTAGGGTAA
- a CDS encoding DEAD/DEAH box helicase has translation MSFRDLNLNTPLYNAIDDLGFTQPTPIQAEAFNVVASGKDMVGIAQTGTGKTFAYMLPILKNLKFSKQDNPRVLILVPTRELVVQVVDEIEKLAKYINTRVLGVYGGTNINTQKQAVAQGQDIIVATPGRLYDLAVSRVLQLKSLERLVIDEVDVMLDLGFRHQLINIFDILPERRQNIMFSATMTEDVDELITDFFTAPQKVSIAISGTPLENIAQTKYSVPNYYTKLNLLVHLLQDAETYNKVLVFVSNKRMADRLFEALDEFFKEELCVIHSNKTQNYRLRSIEQFREGINRVLVATDVMARGLDIDNVTHVFNFDTPDYPENYMHRIGRTGRAEREGQAVVFSTEKEQDSLEKIESLMQMDIPELQIPEEVEISTELIEEERTVIKERNNPTKRKDIDAPGPAFHEKSEKNSKENLGGSYKFKIAAKYKKPKTRGDKNYNKRNKK, from the coding sequence TTGAGCTTTAGAGATTTAAATTTAAACACCCCTTTATATAACGCAATTGACGACCTAGGGTTTACACAACCAACTCCAATACAAGCAGAAGCTTTTAATGTAGTTGCAAGTGGTAAAGATATGGTCGGTATTGCACAAACTGGTACTGGTAAAACTTTTGCCTATATGTTACCAATACTTAAAAACCTAAAATTTTCTAAGCAAGATAATCCTCGTGTTTTAATTTTAGTACCTACTAGAGAATTAGTAGTGCAAGTTGTTGATGAGATTGAAAAATTAGCAAAATACATAAACACGCGTGTTCTTGGTGTTTATGGAGGCACAAACATTAACACACAAAAACAAGCAGTTGCACAAGGTCAAGATATTATTGTTGCAACGCCTGGACGATTGTATGATTTAGCAGTTAGTCGAGTACTACAACTTAAATCTTTAGAGCGCTTAGTTATTGACGAAGTAGATGTTATGCTAGACTTAGGGTTTAGACATCAATTAATTAATATTTTTGATATCCTTCCAGAACGTAGACAAAATATTATGTTTTCTGCTACAATGACAGAAGATGTTGACGAATTAATTACTGACTTTTTTACTGCACCACAAAAAGTATCTATTGCTATTTCTGGTACACCTTTAGAAAACATAGCACAAACAAAATATAGTGTCCCTAATTATTACACTAAACTTAATTTATTAGTACACTTATTACAAGACGCTGAAACGTATAATAAAGTATTAGTTTTTGTATCCAACAAACGTATGGCAGATAGACTTTTTGAAGCTTTAGACGAGTTTTTTAAAGAAGAGTTATGTGTCATCCACTCTAACAAAACGCAAAACTACAGACTACGTAGTATCGAGCAATTTAGAGAAGGTATAAATCGTGTTTTAGTTGCTACTGATGTAATGGCACGTGGATTAGATATTGATAACGTAACACACGTTTTTAACTTTGATACACCAGACTATCCAGAAAACTACATGCACAGAATTGGTAGAACAGGTCGTGCGGAACGCGAAGGACAAGCAGTTGTTTTTAGTACCGAAAAAGAACAGGACAGTCTTGAAAAAATTGAAAGTCTAATGCAAATGGACATTCCGGAATTGCAAATTCCAGAGGAAGTTGAAATCTCTACAGAGTTGATTGAAGAAGAACGCACTGTAATTAAAGAACGTAACAATCCAACCAAACGTAAAGACATTGATGCACCTGGACCTGCTTTTCATGAAAAATCAGAAAAAAATAGTAAAGAAAATTTAGGTGGTAGTTATAAATTTAAAATTGCTGCCAAGTATAAAAAGCCAAAAACTAGAGGTGATAAAAATTACAATAAACGTAATAAGAAATAA
- a CDS encoding toxin-antitoxin system YwqK family antitoxin — MNSILKIKLLVVFFLVFINSIFSQDYSELADQYFNNHNPENVAFIKKVIEDNNAVQLVIDWQDLEVEHELDLMETESKMNHLNVSFKINNKNPDDTAICKAFEANHNKRKELDRRLSTLKAMVTLSETTYNLCKNNIYNKSNCNKEYNNYSNNVKLYNNAINEGIRSKNEYLNSRTRCIEVKENYKNERSNTNRVIDRVRDELESRSLKREESIKNISEQIRDLILKTPKKTVTYFDDGTIQQEGSIDLRTNNFVGEVKKYHPNGKLFVTTNFKDGEQHGRFTQYFENGGVEYKINYENGEETGSTTYDQQGNIVSQDNMD; from the coding sequence ATGAATAGTATTCTTAAAATCAAATTGTTAGTAGTCTTTTTTTTAGTTTTTATCAATTCAATTTTTAGTCAAGACTATTCAGAATTGGCAGATCAATATTTCAATAATCATAATCCAGAAAATGTTGCTTTTATAAAAAAAGTAATAGAAGACAACAATGCAGTACAATTGGTAATTGATTGGCAAGACTTGGAGGTGGAGCATGAATTAGATTTAATGGAAACTGAAAGTAAAATGAATCATTTAAATGTAAGCTTTAAGATCAATAACAAAAATCCAGATGATACTGCTATATGCAAAGCTTTTGAAGCTAATCACAATAAAAGAAAAGAATTAGATAGGAGGTTGTCCACTTTAAAAGCGATGGTGACACTAAGTGAAACGACATATAATTTATGTAAAAATAACATCTATAATAAATCCAATTGTAACAAAGAGTATAATAATTATTCTAACAATGTAAAACTTTATAATAATGCAATTAACGAGGGAATACGTAGTAAAAATGAATATTTAAATTCACGTACTAGATGTATAGAAGTTAAAGAAAATTACAAGAATGAAAGAAGTAATACCAATAGAGTTATTGATCGTGTAAGGGACGAGTTGGAAAGTAGAAGTTTAAAGAGAGAAGAGTCTATAAAAAACATATCAGAACAGATAAGAGATTTGATTTTGAAAACGCCAAAAAAAACAGTGACATATTTTGATGATGGCACAATACAGCAAGAGGGTAGCATAGATTTAAGAACTAATAATTTTGTTGGAGAAGTGAAAAAATATCATCCTAACGGAAAATTATTTGTAACCACTAATTTTAAGGATGGTGAGCAGCATGGTCGGTTTACGCAATATTTTGAAAATGGAGGTGTAGAGTACAAAATCAATTATGAGAATGGAGAAGAAACTGGATCAACAACTTATGATCAACAAGGAAATATTGTTAGTCAAGATAATATGGATTAG
- a CDS encoding nuclear transport factor 2 family protein, which yields MKISKTKSLIYFLLLVLISSCKIKTVIKVDNVKPQEIVNKTLYNTILEQDRIYFEAYNTCDLILQNKMIPENLEFYHDNGGLMTSKSDYMEGLKNNICGKVTRQLVMGSVEVYPINNFGAVQIGMHTFYNNQEPNAISKPSKFIVIWKKEANIWQMSRVVSLH from the coding sequence ATGAAAATCAGCAAAACTAAAAGTCTTATTTATTTCCTATTATTAGTACTAATAAGTTCCTGTAAAATTAAAACCGTTATAAAAGTAGACAACGTAAAGCCTCAGGAGATTGTAAATAAAACGTTGTATAATACAATTTTAGAGCAAGATCGGATTTATTTTGAAGCTTATAATACATGTGATTTAATCTTACAAAATAAAATGATTCCTGAAAATTTAGAATTTTATCACGATAATGGTGGCTTAATGACTTCTAAATCAGATTATATGGAAGGCTTAAAAAATAATATTTGCGGTAAAGTAACTAGACAATTGGTAATGGGAAGTGTTGAGGTATATCCAATTAATAATTTTGGAGCAGTGCAAATAGGTATGCATACATTTTATAATAATCAAGAACCTAATGCCATATCCAAGCCTAGCAAGTTTATAGTGATATGGAAAAAAGAAGCAAATATATGGCAAATGAGTCGTGTGGTTAGTTTACATTAA
- the lpdA gene encoding dihydrolipoyl dehydrogenase, which translates to MSQYDVAIIGSGPGGYVAAIRCAQLGMKTAIIEKYSTLGGTCLNVGCIPSKALLASSHHYEEATKHFEDHGIEIPGDIKVNLEKMIGRKQAVVDQTTGGVDFLMKKNNIDVFTGVGSFKDATHIVIEGEETTTIEAKNTIIATGSKPSTLPFITLDKERIITSTEALKLKEIPKHMIVIGGGVIGLELGQVYRRLGAEVTVIEYMDRIIPGMDGALSKELNKVFKKAKFNMMLSHKVQSVERVGDEVIVKAENKKGEVVEFKGDYCLVSVGRKPFTDGLNAEAAGVKLTDRGQVEVNDHLQTNVSNIYAIGDVVKGAMLAHKAEEEGVFVAETLAGQKPHIDYNLIPGVVYTWPEVAAVGKTEEELKESGVDYKVGQFPFRALGRARAGGDLDGFVKILADKKTDEVLGVHMIGARCADLIAEAVVAMEFRASAEDISRMSHAHPTFAEAVKEAALAATDDRALHV; encoded by the coding sequence ATGAGTCAATACGACGTAGCAATTATCGGTTCAGGTCCTGGTGGATATGTAGCAGCAATACGTTGCGCACAATTAGGAATGAAAACTGCAATTATTGAAAAATATTCTACTTTAGGTGGAACATGTTTAAATGTAGGATGTATACCAAGTAAAGCACTATTAGCCTCTTCGCATCATTATGAAGAAGCAACCAAACACTTTGAAGATCATGGGATCGAAATTCCGGGAGATATTAAAGTGAATTTAGAAAAAATGATTGGTCGTAAGCAAGCAGTTGTAGATCAAACTACTGGTGGTGTTGACTTTTTAATGAAGAAAAACAACATCGACGTTTTTACAGGAGTTGGTAGTTTTAAAGATGCTACACACATTGTTATCGAAGGTGAAGAAACAACTACAATCGAAGCAAAAAATACGATTATAGCTACAGGTAGTAAACCATCTACTTTACCATTTATTACTTTAGATAAAGAGCGTATTATTACTTCTACTGAAGCATTAAAACTTAAAGAAATCCCTAAGCACATGATTGTGATTGGTGGTGGTGTTATTGGTTTAGAGTTAGGTCAAGTTTACAGACGTTTAGGTGCAGAGGTTACTGTTATAGAGTATATGGACAGAATTATTCCAGGAATGGATGGAGCTTTGTCTAAAGAGTTGAATAAAGTCTTTAAAAAGGCTAAGTTTAACATGATGTTATCTCACAAAGTACAGTCAGTAGAGCGTGTTGGAGATGAAGTAATTGTTAAAGCAGAAAACAAAAAAGGAGAAGTTGTTGAGTTTAAAGGAGACTATTGTTTAGTGTCTGTTGGACGTAAGCCTTTTACTGATGGTTTAAATGCAGAAGCTGCTGGAGTTAAATTAACAGACAGAGGTCAAGTAGAAGTTAACGACCATTTACAAACTAATGTATCTAATATTTACGCTATTGGAGATGTTGTAAAAGGTGCAATGTTGGCGCATAAAGCTGAAGAAGAAGGTGTTTTTGTTGCTGAAACTTTAGCAGGTCAAAAACCACATATAGATTATAACTTAATTCCTGGTGTTGTTTACACATGGCCAGAAGTTGCTGCTGTTGGTAAAACAGAAGAAGAGTTAAAAGAATCTGGAGTAGATTATAAAGTAGGTCAATTTCCGTTTAGAGCGTTAGGTCGTGCTAGAGCAGGAGGAGACTTAGATGGATTTGTAAAAATCCTTGCAGATAAAAAGACAGACGAAGTATTAGGTGTACACATGATTGGTGCACGTTGTGCAGATCTAATTGCAGAAGCAGTAGTTGCTATGGAATTTAGAGCATCTGCCGAAGATATTTCGCGTATGTCACATGCACATCCAACATTTGCAGAAGCGGTAAAAGAAGCTGCTTTAGCTGCAACTGATGATCGTGCTTTGCATGTTTAA